From a region of the Aeoliella mucimassa genome:
- a CDS encoding c-type cytochrome, whose product MCRVLAFVCALLLLVLPSLASAASVAEQRRELSRASTSLRAAERFAKAGRMEDAAASFTEAQQALTTAADELDERLLNTFDRTKEKLAESHAELTKAGVKLPELTDIAPTQAAVPPSLAGNGTPVTPANGDTVSFVDHVVPILNQHCGSCHVSRSQGGVSFANYNKLKTSGQIEVGSGAESGLIDVIVSGRMPPNGDVVSPAKVRTLVTWINQGAKFDGDDATKVLGQLTKTSGGAATADAMEAAAPAAEPAPKLSRGEISAARKEASEGYWQLAIPDEEFSRRGGDDFLVLGNLPSAALDKVLASADAQAEQIHKAFPKVDHPINEARVTIFAFAKRIDYSEFGTMVENRQLPSDQFSHAKLDATNPYVAIHYVDSQQSDMERELTKSIATLWVADRGKGHLPEWFTAGAGRAIASRIHKTDPVVREWKKNLPAALASQARSNDFMTGKIAPEVAATLAYGFTDALLEKPGNFDRLVDTTAELGDFEQACMKLFERTPADLAKLWVESEQR is encoded by the coding sequence ATGTGTCGCGTGCTTGCTTTCGTTTGCGCTTTGTTGCTGCTTGTGCTCCCTTCGCTCGCCTCGGCAGCATCGGTGGCCGAACAACGACGAGAGCTTTCGCGAGCATCCACCTCGCTTCGCGCTGCGGAGCGGTTTGCCAAGGCTGGCCGGATGGAAGATGCTGCAGCGTCGTTCACCGAAGCCCAGCAGGCACTCACCACTGCGGCCGATGAGTTGGACGAGCGGTTGCTCAATACCTTCGATCGCACGAAGGAGAAGCTCGCCGAGTCGCACGCCGAGCTTACCAAGGCCGGCGTGAAGCTTCCCGAGCTGACCGATATCGCGCCGACTCAGGCGGCAGTTCCTCCTTCGCTGGCAGGCAACGGCACCCCCGTGACTCCTGCGAATGGCGACACGGTGAGTTTCGTCGACCACGTGGTGCCGATCCTCAACCAACACTGCGGCAGTTGCCATGTTTCTCGCAGTCAGGGTGGGGTGAGCTTTGCCAACTACAACAAGTTGAAAACAAGCGGCCAGATCGAAGTCGGCTCGGGCGCCGAAAGCGGATTGATCGACGTAATCGTGAGCGGGCGGATGCCACCCAACGGCGACGTGGTTTCGCCAGCCAAGGTGCGCACCTTGGTTACCTGGATTAACCAAGGTGCCAAGTTCGATGGCGACGACGCGACCAAGGTGCTCGGCCAGCTCACCAAAACGTCCGGCGGTGCAGCCACTGCCGACGCGATGGAAGCAGCCGCGCCGGCCGCCGAGCCGGCTCCCAAACTGAGTCGAGGCGAGATTTCCGCCGCCCGCAAGGAGGCGTCCGAAGGTTACTGGCAACTCGCGATCCCCGACGAAGAGTTCTCCCGCCGGGGCGGAGATGATTTCCTGGTGCTCGGCAATTTGCCCTCGGCCGCGCTCGACAAAGTACTCGCCTCGGCCGACGCCCAGGCGGAGCAGATCCACAAGGCGTTTCCCAAGGTCGACCATCCGATCAACGAAGCGCGAGTGACCATTTTCGCGTTTGCCAAGCGGATTGATTACAGCGAGTTCGGCACGATGGTCGAGAATCGCCAGTTGCCGTCCGACCAGTTCAGCCATGCCAAGCTCGATGCGACGAATCCGTATGTCGCGATTCATTACGTCGATTCGCAGCAGAGCGATATGGAGCGTGAGCTGACAAAGTCGATCGCCACGCTGTGGGTCGCCGACCGCGGCAAAGGCCACTTGCCGGAATGGTTTACCGCCGGGGCTGGACGGGCCATCGCCTCGCGGATTCACAAGACCGATCCCGTGGTCCGCGAGTGGAAAAAGAACCTGCCTGCGGCGTTGGCCTCGCAGGCTCGCTCCAACGACTTCATGACCGGCAAGATTGCTCCCGAGGTGGCTGCCACGCTGGCCTACGGATTCACCGACGCCTTGCTCGAGAAGCCGGGCAACTTCGACCGTTTGGTCGACACCACGGCCGAGCTGGGGGATTTCGAACAAGCCTGCATGAAGCTCTTTGAGCGCACGCCGGCCGATCTGGCGAAGCTTTGGGTGGAGTCGGAGCAGCGCTGA
- a CDS encoding SAM-dependent methyltransferase — protein MLTTLAEKRYLPDRAIRYGMRRLLAERLRKSRLAEESTADFAKWLREVDEVAVATDQANSQHYEVPTEFFETVLGPHLKYSCGYWDSPEVSLGESEAAMLSLTCQRARLVDGQQVLELGCGWGSLSLWMAEHYPASQITAMSNSATQREYILQQAEERGLNNLVVHTANIASFEPPGTYDRVVSVEMFEHVRNYQNLLSRIRSWLNPGGQLFVHIFCHRQFAYPFEVDAEQGSDAQNWMTQHFFTGGVMPSYDLLREFADHMVVDDSWWIDGRHYARTCETWLKQLDVNHSKAKAALAEGDNPAPVTVQLQRWRMFFMACAELFSYDAGRQWGVGHYLLKPRG, from the coding sequence ATGCTTACCACTCTAGCCGAAAAACGTTACCTACCCGATCGCGCGATTCGGTATGGCATGCGACGGTTGCTCGCCGAACGCCTGAGGAAGTCACGCCTTGCGGAAGAGAGCACCGCCGATTTTGCAAAATGGCTCCGCGAGGTCGACGAGGTAGCCGTGGCAACCGACCAGGCCAACTCGCAACACTACGAGGTGCCGACCGAGTTCTTCGAGACCGTGCTGGGGCCGCACCTGAAGTACAGTTGTGGCTATTGGGACTCTCCAGAAGTGTCGTTAGGCGAGTCGGAGGCCGCTATGCTGAGCCTCACCTGCCAGCGAGCGCGACTGGTCGACGGGCAGCAGGTGCTCGAACTCGGCTGCGGCTGGGGATCGCTATCGCTCTGGATGGCCGAGCATTACCCGGCAAGCCAGATTACCGCGATGTCGAACTCGGCAACGCAGCGCGAGTACATTCTGCAGCAAGCCGAAGAGCGTGGACTGAATAATCTTGTCGTCCACACCGCAAATATTGCGAGCTTCGAGCCGCCAGGCACTTATGACCGTGTGGTGTCGGTCGAAATGTTCGAACATGTACGGAACTATCAGAATCTGCTAAGTCGGATTCGCAGTTGGTTGAACCCAGGTGGGCAGCTGTTTGTGCATATCTTCTGCCATCGCCAGTTTGCTTACCCGTTTGAGGTCGACGCAGAGCAAGGCAGCGACGCCCAGAACTGGATGACGCAACACTTCTTCACCGGCGGGGTGATGCCCAGTTACGATTTGCTGCGGGAGTTTGCCGACCACATGGTGGTGGACGACTCGTGGTGGATCGACGGAAGGCATTACGCACGCACTTGCGAGACCTGGCTGAAGCAGCTGGATGTGAACCACTCGAAGGCAAAGGCTGCGCTGGCAGAAGGAGACAATCCCGCCCCAGTCACGGTGCAACTACAACGCTGGCGGATGTTCTTCATGGCCTGCGCCGAGCTATTTTCGTACGACGCCGGGCGGCAGTGGGGCGTTGGGCACTATTTGCTGAAACCCCGAGGTTAG
- a CDS encoding aldehyde dehydrogenase family protein encodes MKLDDSYPFYLANCPESPNTDLEVTDKYTGEVATRVPLASPEDIDRAIASAVGATKPMRELAPYERQAVLNHCVARFEQRYDELAMSLCIEAGKPIKDARGEVNRLIDTFRIAAEESVRITGEVLNLEISPRARGYHGMVKPVPIGPCSFISPFNFPLNLAAHKIAPAIAAGCPFILKPASLTPVGALLIGQVLAETDLPAGAFSILPCRRDGADLFTTDERLKLLSFTGSPEVGWKLKQRAGKKPVILELGGNAAVVVDEDADLQDAVERILIGAFYQSGQSCIGVQRILVHAAVIDAFRELLVDATRQLKMGDPKLEETFIGPMITADEAERLESWIAQAVEAGGNLLCGGKREGAMLEATLLESVPSHLDICAEEAFGPVAVLSQFDDFDQALAMVNDSQFGLQAGIFTRDWVKVQRAWDELEVGGVVIGDIPSWRVDNMPYGGVKESGLGREGVRYAIAHMSEPRLLVMRTPPGEK; translated from the coding sequence ATGAAACTCGACGACTCGTATCCCTTTTACCTGGCGAATTGCCCCGAATCACCGAATACCGATTTGGAGGTTACCGACAAGTACACCGGCGAGGTCGCTACCCGGGTGCCGCTAGCATCGCCGGAGGATATCGACCGAGCGATTGCGTCGGCTGTCGGGGCGACAAAGCCGATGCGCGAACTGGCCCCCTACGAGCGGCAAGCCGTGCTGAATCATTGCGTCGCGCGGTTCGAGCAGCGGTACGACGAGCTGGCGATGTCGCTCTGCATCGAAGCGGGCAAGCCAATTAAGGACGCCCGCGGCGAGGTGAATCGTTTGATCGATACCTTTCGGATCGCTGCGGAAGAGTCGGTACGCATCACCGGCGAGGTACTCAACCTGGAGATCTCGCCCCGCGCCCGCGGTTACCATGGCATGGTCAAGCCGGTGCCGATCGGGCCCTGTTCGTTTATCTCGCCGTTTAACTTTCCGCTGAATCTGGCAGCCCACAAAATTGCTCCCGCCATCGCGGCTGGCTGTCCGTTCATTCTAAAGCCCGCCAGTTTGACTCCGGTCGGGGCGCTGCTCATCGGCCAAGTGTTGGCCGAAACCGATTTGCCGGCCGGCGCGTTCTCCATTCTTCCTTGCCGTCGCGACGGGGCCGATCTGTTCACCACCGACGAGCGGCTGAAGCTGTTGTCGTTCACCGGCTCGCCGGAGGTTGGTTGGAAACTAAAACAACGCGCCGGGAAGAAGCCGGTGATCCTGGAACTCGGCGGCAACGCGGCGGTGGTGGTCGACGAAGATGCCGACCTGCAAGATGCTGTCGAGCGCATTCTGATTGGGGCGTTCTACCAATCGGGGCAGAGCTGCATTGGAGTGCAACGCATTCTGGTGCACGCTGCGGTGATCGATGCGTTCCGAGAACTGCTGGTCGACGCCACGCGGCAACTCAAAATGGGCGATCCGAAACTCGAGGAGACGTTTATCGGTCCTATGATCACCGCCGACGAAGCCGAGCGGCTGGAGTCGTGGATCGCCCAGGCGGTAGAAGCTGGCGGCAACCTGCTATGCGGTGGCAAACGCGAAGGGGCGATGCTCGAGGCCACCTTGCTTGAGTCGGTCCCGTCGCATCTCGATATCTGTGCCGAAGAGGCCTTTGGTCCCGTCGCGGTGCTGAGCCAGTTCGACGATTTCGATCAGGCGCTCGCGATGGTAAACGATAGCCAGTTCGGTTTGCAGGCTGGCATCTTCACCCGCGATTGGGTGAAGGTGCAGCGGGCGTGGGACGAATTGGAAGTGGGCGGCGTGGTAATCGGCGACATCCCTTCCTGGCGTGTCGACAACATGCCGTATGGCGGGGTGAAAGAGAGCGGACTTGGCCGCGAGGGGGTGCGGTACGCCATCGCGCACATGAGTGAGCCAAGACTGCTGGTGATGCGAACTCCGCCGGGGGAAAAGTGA
- a CDS encoding glutamate-cysteine ligase family protein, whose translation MKLSEQISSYIHEGITSQAKSRIGIEIETICLTPIDTRPSFIGEGCSMQEALIQFGKRLDGELIKEADHVIGVESQLGNLSLEPGCQLEWSSPAAASLRELRQSMKRWWAIRDEVLPQVGLRPTPMALDLLRDCQDTWPPKQRYRCMRDDYQAIGERGLIPMQQTAGIHLSFDYHSESDWQHKFRGILSAIPASIALFSNRRPGVRNFRANRTLYWHRFDAVRTQLPAVAFSEEFSIEHYAAWVASIPDLFETLADDEASDTEHAEHHLSQVFTPVRSKRVLEVRANDRVADRMVPMVAAYWTGLLYDEDSLQTLTDLTYMWKRPNAWHEAFFDAAINGMSASASSMRRTLRILDIALEGLYRIDDTDATAIDDLQRLRWKLHGKPVTTISMESVTSNSPSCSMN comes from the coding sequence ATGAAACTCTCAGAACAAATCAGCAGCTACATTCACGAAGGAATTACCAGTCAGGCGAAGTCGCGGATTGGTATCGAAATTGAAACCATCTGCCTGACTCCCATCGACACCCGCCCTTCGTTTATCGGCGAAGGTTGCTCGATGCAGGAAGCCCTCATCCAGTTTGGCAAACGATTGGATGGAGAGTTGATCAAAGAAGCCGATCACGTGATCGGCGTCGAAAGTCAGTTAGGCAATCTGAGCCTTGAGCCTGGGTGCCAACTCGAGTGGTCGTCGCCCGCCGCGGCGAGTCTTCGCGAATTGCGACAATCCATGAAGCGGTGGTGGGCGATCCGCGACGAGGTACTCCCTCAGGTCGGTCTCCGCCCGACCCCCATGGCGCTCGACTTGCTTCGCGATTGCCAAGACACTTGGCCGCCGAAACAACGTTACCGCTGCATGCGTGACGACTATCAGGCGATCGGGGAGCGTGGGCTCATCCCAATGCAACAAACCGCCGGTATCCATCTATCGTTCGATTACCATTCGGAGTCGGACTGGCAGCACAAGTTTCGCGGTATCCTGAGTGCGATCCCCGCTTCGATCGCGTTGTTCTCGAACCGCCGCCCTGGCGTTCGCAACTTCCGGGCGAATCGTACGCTGTACTGGCATCGATTCGATGCGGTTCGCACTCAACTCCCCGCAGTCGCCTTCTCGGAAGAGTTTTCCATCGAGCATTACGCCGCGTGGGTGGCATCGATTCCCGATCTGTTTGAGACACTCGCTGACGACGAGGCTTCGGACACGGAGCACGCTGAACACCATCTTAGCCAGGTGTTTACTCCTGTTCGCAGCAAGAGAGTGCTCGAAGTGCGGGCGAACGATCGGGTCGCTGATCGCATGGTACCGATGGTCGCCGCTTATTGGACGGGACTCTTGTACGATGAAGATTCGCTGCAAACATTGACCGACCTGACCTACATGTGGAAACGCCCCAACGCTTGGCACGAAGCTTTCTTCGATGCGGCGATAAATGGCATGAGCGCTTCGGCGAGTTCGATGCGACGCACGCTGCGTATACTCGACATCGCTCTCGAAGGTCTCTACCGGATTGATGATACCGATGCGACCGCGATCGATGATCTTCAGCGACTGCGCTGGAAGCTGCATGGCAAACCAGTGACAACGATTTCCATGGAGTCGGTCACCAGCAATAGCCCTAGTTGCTCGATGAACTAA
- a CDS encoding DUF1365 domain-containing protein: MNSCIYRSSVSHRRRTPVEHQFRYRLFWLYIDLEEWPVLSRQVTGLSDRRFAPAALWRNDHLGDRDTPLQQSVRQLVHERTGADLANGPIRLLTQPRSLGFYFSPLNMYYCFDQHETLTAVVAEVNNTPWGEQHCYVLWSDNQTAPGCYRHAKTFHVSPFMGMDQSYVWQVQPPDEQFQLHLATERSGQAYFDAAMNLERRPLTSGSLMRHLATSPINAGRVLSAIYFEAFRLWMKRCPYFPHPKNQSTATPTSQASSPMNPAG; encoded by the coding sequence ATGAACAGTTGCATCTATCGATCTTCGGTGAGTCACCGCCGGCGGACGCCTGTCGAGCATCAGTTTCGCTACCGACTGTTTTGGTTGTATATCGATTTAGAGGAGTGGCCGGTATTGAGCCGCCAGGTTACCGGCCTGAGCGATCGCCGATTCGCGCCTGCAGCACTTTGGCGTAACGATCACCTTGGTGATCGCGATACTCCGTTACAGCAGTCCGTGCGACAGTTGGTGCACGAGCGAACGGGGGCCGATTTAGCAAACGGACCGATTCGATTGCTCACGCAACCGCGGTCGTTGGGGTTCTACTTCAGTCCGCTGAATATGTACTACTGCTTCGACCAGCACGAAACGCTCACTGCTGTCGTAGCGGAAGTGAATAACACCCCGTGGGGCGAGCAGCATTGTTACGTGCTGTGGTCAGACAATCAAACCGCGCCGGGGTGCTATCGCCATGCGAAGACATTCCATGTCTCTCCATTCATGGGCATGGATCAATCGTACGTATGGCAAGTGCAACCGCCCGATGAACAATTTCAATTGCATTTAGCGACCGAACGAAGTGGGCAGGCCTATTTTGATGCGGCCATGAACCTTGAGCGGCGCCCCCTGACCAGCGGGTCGCTGATGCGTCATCTAGCGACGAGTCCCATCAATGCGGGGCGTGTGCTTTCCGCGATTTATTTCGAAGCTTTCCGACTTTGGATGAAGCGATGTCCCTACTTTCCACACCCCAAGAACCAATCTACCGCAACCCCGACCAGTCAGGCGTCGTCGCCGATGAATCCTGCCGGCTGA
- a CDS encoding SAM-dependent methyltransferase produces the protein MSLLSTPQEPIYRNPDQSGVVADESCRLTRWSRNLVLKRLDQLQGGRIVLHEGTNRYTLGQGDSHSMAAEIYVRQPQFYRRVLTGGSLGAAESYMDGDWATDDLPDLLSVFAKDWNVSCELNQGWRWWRKPLERTWNWLRRNTLAGSRKNIADHYDLSNEFYGLWLDETMNYSSGVFDSPESTLAEASVRKMDVVSQRLELKPTDHLLEIGTGWGALARHAAEQYGCRVTTTTISQQQYNLARERFDRSPARGRLTLLDHDYRELKGQFDKLVSIEMIEAVGHEYHKNFFRQCSDLLKPGGKMVLQAITIPDQRYDDYRRSVDFIQRYIFPGGALPSMGAIHRAVGQHTALLPVAVQDYGLHYARTLEAWRERFFDRIHEVRRLGFDDRFIRMWDYYLSYCIAGFKERHIGVVQMEFIKA, from the coding sequence ATGTCCCTACTTTCCACACCCCAAGAACCAATCTACCGCAACCCCGACCAGTCAGGCGTCGTCGCCGATGAATCCTGCCGGCTGACTCGTTGGAGTCGAAACCTGGTGCTGAAGCGGCTCGACCAACTGCAAGGTGGGCGAATCGTGCTGCACGAAGGCACCAATCGCTACACGCTTGGCCAAGGCGATAGCCATTCGATGGCCGCGGAGATTTACGTGCGTCAGCCGCAGTTCTACCGCCGCGTATTGACCGGAGGGAGCCTGGGGGCCGCCGAGTCGTACATGGATGGCGACTGGGCCACCGACGACCTGCCCGACTTGCTTAGTGTGTTTGCAAAGGATTGGAACGTTTCGTGCGAACTCAACCAAGGCTGGCGGTGGTGGCGCAAACCGCTCGAACGCACTTGGAACTGGCTGCGTCGCAACACACTCGCCGGGAGCCGCAAGAACATTGCGGACCATTACGATCTATCGAACGAGTTCTATGGACTCTGGCTCGATGAGACGATGAACTATTCCTCGGGCGTATTCGACTCGCCCGAGTCGACGCTTGCCGAGGCATCGGTGCGAAAGATGGATGTCGTTAGCCAGCGTCTGGAACTCAAGCCAACCGACCACTTGCTTGAGATCGGCACCGGCTGGGGCGCCCTCGCCCGCCATGCTGCTGAGCAGTATGGCTGCCGAGTGACAACCACCACCATCTCTCAGCAGCAGTACAACTTGGCGCGGGAGCGGTTCGATCGCTCTCCGGCTCGCGGTCGACTCACGCTGCTCGATCACGACTATCGAGAACTGAAAGGCCAATTCGATAAGCTGGTGAGTATCGAAATGATCGAAGCGGTGGGCCATGAGTATCACAAAAACTTTTTCCGGCAATGCAGCGACTTGCTCAAGCCGGGGGGCAAGATGGTGCTGCAAGCCATCACGATTCCAGATCAGCGGTACGACGACTATCGCCGATCGGTCGACTTCATCCAACGCTATATCTTCCCCGGCGGTGCCCTCCCCTCGATGGGAGCCATCCACCGCGCGGTCGGGCAACACACCGCGCTGCTACCGGTGGCCGTGCAAGATTACGGGCTGCACTACGCCCGAACTCTCGAAGCTTGGCGCGAGCGGTTCTTCGACCGCATCCACGAAGTGCGTCGATTGGGCTTCGATGATCGCTTCATTCGGATGTGGGACTACTACCTTTCGTATTGCATCGCGGGCTTCAAAGAACGCCATATCGGTGTCGTGCAAATGGAATTCATCAAGGCTTAG
- a CDS encoding HEAT repeat domain-containing protein, which yields MSAIRFHHVLALAALLLPVAAASQAQSTDAPAAQSTESTELTSREAAVVEQLDQLLSRPGVVKERAARRIGRALDSKSIAIRWRAARVAGRLGLDDAETIAKLQAGVADDSWLVQLHSIAALTNLGDKSDATVDALTTAALSDNARVAIAAIKALRALEVDPAKAASTMNKVLAGENQAVATHAVEAMVEAGPKAVPFLKEALKQPNAAFWACVAIADLGPDAAEVTPELAEYLQSIDKVESAPQALLAVAEIGPAASAAEPAIVAVMNRWKDDKSIQLTGMYALGAIEASDSDQLLTAGSNSDDPFTAMVASWAMAKIHPDNKLFVDAAVLRLVGGLESDQPTVRQAAAHGLVTLHLPPGTAAPYLIKAAKNPVARDHIADALATLGPDVVPHAARAMANPESRPLALEVLSRLGTDAAGATEALAASLQDSTPLVRQRTCSVLAQIGPKAAPATKELAVLLNSQDGAVRHSAMYALREIGPKAENAKGALLGKLKSSDPANDDTRFDRFAAAWTLARVAPSDPTVVTAVLPVLSEGITSDTLLERSESIVAASDLGPAAKPLKEALTKAAESDADLENREAAQAVLESLE from the coding sequence ATGTCTGCTATTCGTTTTCACCATGTGTTGGCACTGGCCGCTCTGCTGCTGCCAGTCGCTGCGGCCAGCCAGGCTCAATCCACCGATGCTCCTGCAGCCCAATCGACCGAATCCACCGAACTCACCTCGCGCGAAGCGGCCGTCGTCGAGCAACTCGACCAGCTTCTCAGTCGTCCAGGCGTCGTAAAAGAACGCGCCGCCAGGCGCATTGGTCGCGCGCTCGACTCGAAGTCGATCGCCATCCGCTGGCGGGCCGCGCGCGTCGCGGGCCGCCTGGGCCTGGACGATGCTGAGACCATCGCCAAGCTGCAAGCCGGCGTCGCCGACGATAGCTGGCTCGTCCAGTTGCACTCGATTGCCGCGCTCACGAACCTCGGCGACAAGTCCGACGCGACCGTCGATGCGCTGACCACCGCGGCTTTGTCCGACAACGCCCGCGTGGCGATCGCGGCCATCAAAGCGCTCCGCGCCCTGGAGGTCGATCCCGCCAAGGCAGCGAGCACCATGAACAAGGTGCTCGCTGGCGAAAACCAGGCGGTTGCCACCCACGCGGTCGAAGCGATGGTGGAAGCGGGTCCCAAAGCGGTTCCTTTCTTGAAAGAAGCCCTCAAGCAACCCAACGCTGCTTTCTGGGCCTGTGTGGCGATTGCCGACCTCGGCCCCGATGCGGCCGAGGTCACCCCCGAACTGGCCGAATACCTGCAGTCGATCGACAAAGTTGAGTCGGCTCCGCAAGCGCTGCTCGCAGTCGCCGAAATTGGCCCGGCTGCCTCGGCGGCCGAGCCGGCCATCGTGGCGGTGATGAACCGCTGGAAGGACGATAAGTCGATCCAACTCACCGGCATGTACGCACTCGGTGCCATCGAGGCCAGCGATTCCGACCAGTTGCTCACCGCTGGCAGCAATAGCGACGACCCGTTCACCGCGATGGTCGCCTCGTGGGCAATGGCAAAGATCCATCCTGATAACAAATTGTTTGTCGACGCGGCCGTGCTGCGACTGGTCGGCGGACTCGAAAGCGACCAACCAACGGTTCGCCAAGCGGCTGCCCATGGGCTTGTAACTCTCCATCTTCCTCCAGGCACTGCTGCTCCTTACTTGATTAAAGCGGCCAAGAATCCTGTAGCCCGCGATCATATTGCCGACGCCCTGGCAACGCTCGGCCCCGACGTGGTACCGCACGCCGCGCGGGCGATGGCCAACCCCGAGTCGCGTCCACTGGCTTTGGAAGTCCTTAGCCGGCTCGGAACCGATGCCGCAGGAGCCACCGAGGCCCTCGCAGCCAGCTTGCAGGATTCAACTCCACTAGTTCGCCAACGCACTTGCAGCGTACTGGCCCAAATCGGACCGAAAGCCGCGCCGGCGACCAAAGAACTGGCGGTGCTGCTCAACTCGCAGGACGGCGCAGTACGCCATAGCGCGATGTACGCACTTCGCGAAATCGGTCCCAAGGCCGAAAATGCCAAGGGAGCCTTACTCGGCAAACTCAAGTCGTCCGATCCGGCGAACGACGATACTCGCTTCGACCGCTTTGCAGCCGCCTGGACCCTCGCCCGCGTCGCACCAAGCGACCCAACCGTGGTCACCGCGGTGCTGCCGGTGCTAAGCGAAGGAATTACCAGCGACACGCTCCTGGAACGAAGCGAATCGATCGTCGCCGCAAGCGACCTCGGCCCAGCAGCAAAACCACTGAAGGAAGCGCTCACCAAAGCCGCCGAGTCGGACGCGGATCTCGAGAATCGCGAAGCCGCGCAGGCAGTGCTCGAATCGCTCGAGTAA
- a CDS encoding NAD(P)/FAD-dependent oxidoreductase, protein MNIAIIGSGISGNLTARLLASRHRVKLFEAASYAGGHTNSVDVAISRQPVTVDTGFMVFNERTYPNFCRMLDLLNVKSQPSDMSFSVRCDATSLEYNGSSVNTLFAQRTNLLRPWFYGLVRGILQFNQVGEAYAKQLDQSDESITLGEFLDEHRVSDKVRQYYLVPMLAAIWSAAPEAIEQLPARFILGFMHNHGLMQLADRPRWRTIVGGAKNYVAKLLEPIKEQVRLSTPVERVTRHESGVTVHAKNQPAEEFDQVVFATHADQTLAMLSDATLAEQQILSALPYQPNTAILHGDTTVMPTRPRAWASWNYRIPKTKNHQPAAASVTYDLNRLQNLPTNEPVFVTLNPVTDIDEKKIHETFQYDHPAYTLESVQAQQRWREINGQQRTWFCGAYWGYGFHEDGVNSALRVAAEFGVTLDELRKPVVDQTNCEQRVAAAAN, encoded by the coding sequence TTGAACATAGCGATCATCGGATCCGGCATAAGCGGTAACCTCACCGCACGACTCCTGGCATCACGCCATCGGGTCAAGCTATTCGAAGCAGCCAGCTATGCCGGCGGCCATACGAACTCGGTAGATGTTGCGATATCCCGCCAGCCGGTCACGGTCGACACGGGATTCATGGTGTTCAACGAGCGAACCTACCCCAACTTTTGCCGGATGCTCGACCTGCTGAACGTAAAGTCGCAGCCGAGCGACATGAGCTTTAGCGTGCGATGCGACGCGACGAGTCTCGAATACAACGGAAGTAGCGTAAACACGTTGTTCGCGCAGCGAACAAACTTGCTTCGGCCCTGGTTCTACGGTCTGGTGCGAGGCATTTTGCAATTCAACCAAGTTGGAGAAGCCTACGCGAAGCAACTTGACCAGTCGGACGAATCGATCACCTTGGGGGAGTTCCTTGACGAACACCGAGTGAGCGACAAAGTCCGACAGTACTACCTGGTGCCGATGCTGGCCGCCATCTGGTCGGCAGCGCCGGAGGCCATCGAGCAACTCCCCGCCCGCTTTATCCTGGGGTTCATGCACAATCACGGACTCATGCAACTGGCCGATCGCCCTCGATGGCGGACGATCGTCGGAGGAGCCAAGAACTACGTAGCCAAACTGTTAGAGCCCATCAAGGAGCAAGTAAGGCTGTCGACTCCGGTCGAACGAGTCACTCGTCACGAAAGTGGAGTCACCGTACATGCCAAGAATCAACCAGCCGAGGAGTTCGACCAGGTGGTGTTCGCCACTCACGCCGATCAAACGCTTGCCATGCTCTCGGATGCAACCCTAGCCGAGCAACAAATACTAAGTGCCCTCCCCTATCAACCGAATACGGCCATCTTGCATGGCGACACCACGGTGATGCCGACCCGCCCGCGGGCGTGGGCGAGCTGGAACTACCGCATTCCCAAAACGAAGAACCATCAGCCGGCCGCGGCCAGTGTCACCTACGATCTCAATCGCCTTCAGAACCTGCCGACCAACGAGCCGGTGTTCGTGACACTCAATCCGGTAACAGACATTGACGAGAAGAAAATCCACGAGACATTTCAGTACGATCACCCCGCGTATACCCTCGAGAGCGTGCAGGCCCAGCAGCGTTGGCGCGAGATCAATGGCCAGCAGCGCACTTGGTTCTGCGGTGCGTACTGGGGATATGGCTTTCACGAAGATGGGGTAAACAGCGCCCTGCGTGTGGCCGCTGAGTTTGGAGTGACTTTAGACGAGTTGAGAAAACCTGTCGTGGATCAAACAAATTGCGAGCAGCGTGTTGCCGCTGCTGCGAACTGA